In Turicibacter sanguinis, a genomic segment contains:
- the speB gene encoding agmatinase, which produces MQKRLSNRATFMAMDVSFEEAEVVVFGAPFDGTTSYRPGTRFAAGQLRCESEGIETYSPLLDLDLEDFKICDLGDVNLSNGNTIKCLEEIKEVTKEVLEAGKKPLMIGGEHLVTLPVMEALFEKYQDIHVLHFDAHTDLRQTYHNETLSHATVIRRIHDLLGDGHIFQFGIRSGTKEEFNFALKDYHTYMEPFTVHSVAKVLKSLKGCPVYVTLDLDVLDPSIFPGTGTPEAGGITYRELETVFTALKNAEVELVGADLVELSPHYDQSNVSTLVACKVLRELALLVSSKKREEEIIDETA; this is translated from the coding sequence ATGCAAAAACGATTAAGTAATCGTGCAACGTTTATGGCAATGGATGTCAGTTTTGAAGAAGCAGAAGTGGTTGTCTTTGGGGCTCCTTTTGATGGAACGACCTCTTATCGTCCTGGAACACGTTTTGCGGCTGGACAACTTCGATGTGAATCAGAAGGAATCGAGACCTACAGTCCATTGCTTGATTTAGATTTAGAAGACTTCAAGATTTGTGATTTAGGGGATGTCAATTTATCGAATGGTAATACAATAAAATGTCTAGAAGAAATTAAAGAAGTGACAAAAGAAGTATTAGAAGCAGGGAAAAAGCCGTTGATGATTGGAGGAGAGCATTTGGTTACTCTTCCAGTCATGGAGGCTCTTTTTGAAAAGTATCAAGATATTCATGTGCTTCACTTTGATGCTCATACAGACTTGCGTCAGACGTATCATAATGAGACGTTATCCCATGCGACAGTCATTCGTCGTATACATGATTTACTTGGGGATGGACATATTTTTCAATTTGGAATTCGTTCGGGAACAAAGGAAGAGTTTAATTTTGCATTAAAAGATTACCATACTTATATGGAGCCGTTTACGGTTCACAGTGTCGCTAAAGTTCTGAAGTCTTTAAAAGGATGTCCAGTGTATGTCACACTTGATTTAGATGTGTTAGATCCATCCATTTTCCCTGGAACAGGAACTCCAGAAGCGGGAGGCATTACTTATCGTGAGCTAGAAACAGTGTTTACGGCACTTAAGAACGCAGAGGTTGAGTTAGTAGGAGCCGACTTGGTTGAGTTAAGTCCGCATTATGATCAATCGAATGTCTCAACGTTAGTGGCATGTAAAGTATTAAGGGAACTTGCTTTATTAGTATCAAGTAAAAAAAGAGAGGAAGAAATCATCGATGAAACAGCGTAA